A stretch of the Gracilinanus agilis isolate LMUSP501 chromosome 4, AgileGrace, whole genome shotgun sequence genome encodes the following:
- the LOC123244250 gene encoding uncharacterized protein LOC123244250 isoform X7 — MKNETRLQILKNKEQRKRLVHEICTFLDSSQSVQEIDALRTENRKLKNANSRLRYKTKDWALKKEEYENEIERLSSEISNYLNVTNFWYQDTELLNDEHNNIPREQANNVGTQTEGALGPAKSVSVRNVTTQTGEDDTRHTSEEPLSKDGYEQ; from the exons atgaaaaatgaaacacGCCTGCAAATCTT aaagaacAAGGAGCAGAGAAAGAGACTTGTTCATGAAATTTGTACTTTTTTAGATAGCAGCCAGTCT GTCCAGGAAATTGATGCTTTAAGGACAGAaaacaggaaattaaaaaatgcg aactcGAGACTTCGATATAAGACAAAGG ATTGGgcattaaagaaagaagaatatgaaAA TGAGATTGAGAGGCTGTCTAGTGAGATATCAAATTACTTAAATGTCACCAATTTTTGG TATCAAGACACAGAGCTTCTTAATGATGAGC ATAATAATATACCAAGGGAACAGGCAAACAATGTAGG CACTCAGACAGAGGGCGCCCTTGGACCAGCAAAAAG Tgtctctgtgag GAATGTTACAACACAGACTGGAGAAGATGACACAAG ACACACAAGTGAAGAACCCTTATCAAAG
- the LOC123244250 gene encoding uncharacterized protein LOC123244250 isoform X2, with protein MICLKRVHIGFGKKLEADEKRLPRVPCRGLLFTMPFLEKEENSEPVLMKNETRLQILKNKEQRKRLVHEICTFLDSSQSVQEIDALRTENRKLKNANSRLRYKTKDWALKKEEYENEIERLSSEISNYLNVTNFWYQDTELLNDEHNNIPREQANNVGTQTEGALGPAKRNVTTQTGEDDTRHTSEEPLSKDGYEQ; from the exons ATGATATGTTTAAAGAGAGTCCACATTGGCTTTGGGAAAAAATTGGAGGCTGATGAGAAGAGACTTCCCCGCGTCCCCTGTAGAG GTCTCCTCTTCACCATGCCATTTCTTGAAAAAGAGG AAAACAGTGAACCTGTgctgatgaaaaatgaaacacGCCTGCAAATCTT aaagaacAAGGAGCAGAGAAAGAGACTTGTTCATGAAATTTGTACTTTTTTAGATAGCAGCCAGTCT GTCCAGGAAATTGATGCTTTAAGGACAGAaaacaggaaattaaaaaatgcg aactcGAGACTTCGATATAAGACAAAGG ATTGGgcattaaagaaagaagaatatgaaAA TGAGATTGAGAGGCTGTCTAGTGAGATATCAAATTACTTAAATGTCACCAATTTTTGG TATCAAGACACAGAGCTTCTTAATGATGAGC ATAATAATATACCAAGGGAACAGGCAAACAATGTAGG CACTCAGACAGAGGGCGCCCTTGGACCAGCAAAAAG GAATGTTACAACACAGACTGGAGAAGATGACACAAG ACACACAAGTGAAGAACCCTTATCAAAG
- the LOC123244250 gene encoding uncharacterized protein LOC123244250 isoform X5: MICLKRVHIGFGKKLEADEKRLPRVPCRGLLFTMPFLEKEENSEPVLMKNETRLQILKNKEQRKRLVHEICTFLDSSQSNSRLRYKTKDWALKKEEYENEIERLSSEISNYLNVTNFWYQDTELLNDEHNNIPREQANNVGTQTEGALGPAKSVSVRNVTTQTGEDDTRHTSEEPLSKDGYEQ; this comes from the exons ATGATATGTTTAAAGAGAGTCCACATTGGCTTTGGGAAAAAATTGGAGGCTGATGAGAAGAGACTTCCCCGCGTCCCCTGTAGAG GTCTCCTCTTCACCATGCCATTTCTTGAAAAAGAGG AAAACAGTGAACCTGTgctgatgaaaaatgaaacacGCCTGCAAATCTT aaagaacAAGGAGCAGAGAAAGAGACTTGTTCATGAAATTTGTACTTTTTTAGATAGCAGCCAGTCT aactcGAGACTTCGATATAAGACAAAGG ATTGGgcattaaagaaagaagaatatgaaAA TGAGATTGAGAGGCTGTCTAGTGAGATATCAAATTACTTAAATGTCACCAATTTTTGG TATCAAGACACAGAGCTTCTTAATGATGAGC ATAATAATATACCAAGGGAACAGGCAAACAATGTAGG CACTCAGACAGAGGGCGCCCTTGGACCAGCAAAAAG Tgtctctgtgag GAATGTTACAACACAGACTGGAGAAGATGACACAAG ACACACAAGTGAAGAACCCTTATCAAAG
- the LOC123244250 gene encoding uncharacterized protein LOC123244250 isoform X4 encodes MICLKRVHIGFGKKLEADEKRLPRVPCRGLLFTMPFLEKEENSEPVLMKNETRLQILKNKEQRKRLVHEICTFLDSSQSVQEIDALRTENRKLKNANSRLRYKTKDWALKKEEYENEIERLSSEISNYLNVTNFWYQDTELLNDEHNNIPREQANNVGTQTEGALGPAKRNVTTQTGEDDTSFFSFFI; translated from the exons ATGATATGTTTAAAGAGAGTCCACATTGGCTTTGGGAAAAAATTGGAGGCTGATGAGAAGAGACTTCCCCGCGTCCCCTGTAGAG GTCTCCTCTTCACCATGCCATTTCTTGAAAAAGAGG AAAACAGTGAACCTGTgctgatgaaaaatgaaacacGCCTGCAAATCTT aaagaacAAGGAGCAGAGAAAGAGACTTGTTCATGAAATTTGTACTTTTTTAGATAGCAGCCAGTCT GTCCAGGAAATTGATGCTTTAAGGACAGAaaacaggaaattaaaaaatgcg aactcGAGACTTCGATATAAGACAAAGG ATTGGgcattaaagaaagaagaatatgaaAA TGAGATTGAGAGGCTGTCTAGTGAGATATCAAATTACTTAAATGTCACCAATTTTTGG TATCAAGACACAGAGCTTCTTAATGATGAGC ATAATAATATACCAAGGGAACAGGCAAACAATGTAGG CACTCAGACAGAGGGCGCCCTTGGACCAGCAAAAAG GAATGTTACAACACAGACTGGAGAAGATGACACAAG tttcttttcttttttcatctaa
- the LOC123244250 gene encoding uncharacterized protein LOC123244250 isoform X3: MICLKRVHIGFGKKLEADEKRLPRVPCRGLLFTMPFLEKEENSEPVLMKNETRLQILKNKEQRKRLVHEICTFLDSSQSVQEIDALRTENRKLKNANSRLRYKTKDWALKKEEYENEIERLSSEISNYLNVTNFWYQDTELLNDEHNNIPREQANNVGTQTEGALGPAKSVSVRNVTTQTGEDDTSFFSFFI, translated from the exons ATGATATGTTTAAAGAGAGTCCACATTGGCTTTGGGAAAAAATTGGAGGCTGATGAGAAGAGACTTCCCCGCGTCCCCTGTAGAG GTCTCCTCTTCACCATGCCATTTCTTGAAAAAGAGG AAAACAGTGAACCTGTgctgatgaaaaatgaaacacGCCTGCAAATCTT aaagaacAAGGAGCAGAGAAAGAGACTTGTTCATGAAATTTGTACTTTTTTAGATAGCAGCCAGTCT GTCCAGGAAATTGATGCTTTAAGGACAGAaaacaggaaattaaaaaatgcg aactcGAGACTTCGATATAAGACAAAGG ATTGGgcattaaagaaagaagaatatgaaAA TGAGATTGAGAGGCTGTCTAGTGAGATATCAAATTACTTAAATGTCACCAATTTTTGG TATCAAGACACAGAGCTTCTTAATGATGAGC ATAATAATATACCAAGGGAACAGGCAAACAATGTAGG CACTCAGACAGAGGGCGCCCTTGGACCAGCAAAAAG Tgtctctgtgag GAATGTTACAACACAGACTGGAGAAGATGACACAAG tttcttttcttttttcatctaa
- the LOC123244250 gene encoding uncharacterized protein LOC123244250 isoform X6, whose translation MPFLEKEENSEPVLMKNETRLQILKNKEQRKRLVHEICTFLDSSQSVQEIDALRTENRKLKNANSRLRYKTKDWALKKEEYENEIERLSSEISNYLNVTNFWYQDTELLNDEHNNIPREQANNVGTQTEGALGPAKSVSVRNVTTQTGEDDTRHTSEEPLSKDGYEQ comes from the exons ATGCCATTTCTTGAAAAAGAGG AAAACAGTGAACCTGTgctgatgaaaaatgaaacacGCCTGCAAATCTT aaagaacAAGGAGCAGAGAAAGAGACTTGTTCATGAAATTTGTACTTTTTTAGATAGCAGCCAGTCT GTCCAGGAAATTGATGCTTTAAGGACAGAaaacaggaaattaaaaaatgcg aactcGAGACTTCGATATAAGACAAAGG ATTGGgcattaaagaaagaagaatatgaaAA TGAGATTGAGAGGCTGTCTAGTGAGATATCAAATTACTTAAATGTCACCAATTTTTGG TATCAAGACACAGAGCTTCTTAATGATGAGC ATAATAATATACCAAGGGAACAGGCAAACAATGTAGG CACTCAGACAGAGGGCGCCCTTGGACCAGCAAAAAG Tgtctctgtgag GAATGTTACAACACAGACTGGAGAAGATGACACAAG ACACACAAGTGAAGAACCCTTATCAAAG
- the LOC123244250 gene encoding uncharacterized protein LOC123244250 isoform X1 — translation MICLKRVHIGFGKKLEADEKRLPRVPCRGLLFTMPFLEKEENSEPVLMKNETRLQILKNKEQRKRLVHEICTFLDSSQSVQEIDALRTENRKLKNANSRLRYKTKDWALKKEEYENEIERLSSEISNYLNVTNFWYQDTELLNDEHNNIPREQANNVGTQTEGALGPAKSVSVRNVTTQTGEDDTRHTSEEPLSKDGYEQ, via the exons ATGATATGTTTAAAGAGAGTCCACATTGGCTTTGGGAAAAAATTGGAGGCTGATGAGAAGAGACTTCCCCGCGTCCCCTGTAGAG GTCTCCTCTTCACCATGCCATTTCTTGAAAAAGAGG AAAACAGTGAACCTGTgctgatgaaaaatgaaacacGCCTGCAAATCTT aaagaacAAGGAGCAGAGAAAGAGACTTGTTCATGAAATTTGTACTTTTTTAGATAGCAGCCAGTCT GTCCAGGAAATTGATGCTTTAAGGACAGAaaacaggaaattaaaaaatgcg aactcGAGACTTCGATATAAGACAAAGG ATTGGgcattaaagaaagaagaatatgaaAA TGAGATTGAGAGGCTGTCTAGTGAGATATCAAATTACTTAAATGTCACCAATTTTTGG TATCAAGACACAGAGCTTCTTAATGATGAGC ATAATAATATACCAAGGGAACAGGCAAACAATGTAGG CACTCAGACAGAGGGCGCCCTTGGACCAGCAAAAAG Tgtctctgtgag GAATGTTACAACACAGACTGGAGAAGATGACACAAG ACACACAAGTGAAGAACCCTTATCAAAG